In Sinorhizobium numidicum, the following proteins share a genomic window:
- a CDS encoding substrate-binding domain-containing protein, whose protein sequence is MKRRDIMKLTAVAAVLATTTALLPAGEVMAQEKKWRIGFSQATTIEPWRAQFNKDIIAEAAKHPEVELIITDGEDKTEKQVADVENLIRQEVDALLVSPKESAGLTGVVQQAIDAKIPVFVLDRNVDTDQYTQFVGGDNKLIGRAAGEYAVELLGGKGKAQGNIVEIWGGMGTQPAHDRHDGFHEFTDKEPGIKHLLDQQSGDWKQDQAYNIMATALRNNEKIDLVYGHNDPMAYGAYLAAKDAGREKEMKFIGIDALPNEGVTWVNNGELTATFLYATPGAEGLRQAVKFLNGEKVEKTVTLDTMKVTKENAAEILKEKGL, encoded by the coding sequence ATGAAACGCCGTGACATCATGAAACTGACCGCCGTTGCTGCCGTTCTTGCCACAACGACCGCCCTTTTGCCCGCCGGGGAAGTAATGGCCCAGGAGAAGAAATGGCGTATCGGCTTCAGCCAGGCGACAACGATCGAGCCTTGGCGCGCCCAGTTCAACAAGGACATTATCGCCGAAGCGGCAAAGCATCCGGAAGTCGAGCTCATCATAACGGACGGTGAGGACAAGACTGAGAAGCAGGTAGCCGACGTCGAGAACCTCATACGCCAAGAGGTCGATGCATTGCTTGTGTCGCCGAAGGAGTCTGCCGGGCTTACCGGCGTCGTCCAGCAGGCGATTGACGCCAAGATCCCGGTTTTCGTCCTCGACCGCAACGTCGACACCGACCAGTACACCCAGTTCGTCGGCGGCGACAACAAGCTGATCGGCCGGGCAGCCGGCGAGTATGCTGTGGAGCTTTTGGGCGGCAAGGGCAAGGCTCAGGGCAATATCGTCGAGATATGGGGCGGCATGGGGACCCAGCCTGCGCATGACCGTCACGACGGTTTCCACGAATTCACCGACAAGGAGCCAGGCATCAAGCATCTGCTCGATCAGCAGTCCGGTGACTGGAAGCAGGACCAGGCCTACAACATCATGGCGACCGCCTTGCGCAACAATGAGAAGATCGATCTGGTCTACGGCCACAACGATCCCATGGCCTACGGCGCCTATCTGGCGGCAAAGGATGCCGGGCGCGAGAAGGAGATGAAGTTCATCGGCATCGACGCGTTGCCGAACGAAGGAGTGACCTGGGTCAACAACGGCGAACTGACCGCGACCTTCCTCTATGCGACCCCCGGCGCCGAGGGTTTGCGTCAGGCGGTCAAGTTCCTGAATGGGGAAAAAGTCGAGAAGACCGTCACACTCGACACGATGAAGGTCACCAAGGAGAACGCCGCTGAGATCCTGAAGGAGAAGGGTCTGTAA
- the otnK gene encoding 3-oxo-tetronate kinase — MPILLGSIADDYTGASDLANTLTKNGLATVQTIGIPDPSLALPDVDAVVVSLKIRSVAADEAVDAATKAEEWLRGRGAGHVLYKICSTFDCTDQGNIGPVTEALCQAAGGATVLVTPAFPETGRTVYLGHLFVAGQPLNESPLKDHPLNPMHDANLVRVMARQSRGAVGLIDLATVTAGPSAVKARLDALRAAGVSAAIADAIFERDLETLGEVALQTPVSTGASGLGLGLARALARSGRASSAGAGTTDAMRPVGGLAAIVAGSCSAATLRQLDIAEQSMPVLRLDPEKLLAGSDEIAAAISWAGERISTGPVVVAASASPEVVSRLQARHGREASGHAIESATATIASELVARGVRRLVVAGGETSGAAVDRLAIPAFLIGPEIAPGVPVLRTIGNPQGDMLLALKSGNFGGDDFFTAALAMMR; from the coding sequence ATGCCCATCTTGCTAGGATCGATCGCCGACGATTACACCGGCGCCTCCGACCTCGCCAACACGTTGACGAAAAACGGGCTCGCCACCGTACAGACGATCGGCATTCCCGATCCCTCTCTCGCACTGCCGGATGTCGACGCGGTGGTCGTCTCCTTGAAAATTCGTTCGGTCGCTGCCGACGAGGCCGTCGACGCGGCCACCAAGGCCGAAGAATGGCTACGCGGCCGCGGGGCGGGCCACGTGCTCTACAAGATCTGTTCGACCTTCGATTGCACCGATCAAGGCAACATCGGCCCGGTAACGGAGGCGCTGTGCCAGGCTGCAGGCGGCGCCACCGTGCTCGTCACCCCCGCTTTTCCCGAAACCGGACGCACCGTCTATCTCGGCCATCTTTTCGTCGCCGGTCAGCCGCTCAACGAAAGCCCACTGAAAGACCATCCGCTCAACCCGATGCACGATGCCAATCTGGTCCGCGTCATGGCCCGACAATCGCGCGGTGCCGTCGGGCTTATCGATTTGGCAACGGTGACGGCAGGACCGAGTGCGGTGAAGGCGCGGCTCGATGCGCTACGCGCCGCCGGCGTAAGCGCCGCGATCGCTGACGCAATCTTCGAGCGCGATCTCGAAACGCTGGGTGAAGTGGCACTGCAAACACCGGTATCCACCGGAGCGTCCGGCCTTGGCCTCGGTCTTGCACGCGCGCTCGCGCGATCAGGCCGCGCGTCGTCCGCAGGCGCCGGCACTACCGATGCCATGCGTCCCGTCGGAGGCCTCGCTGCGATCGTTGCCGGCAGCTGCTCGGCAGCGACGCTCAGGCAGCTCGACATCGCCGAGCAGTCTATGCCCGTTTTGCGACTGGACCCGGAAAAACTCCTGGCCGGATCTGACGAGATTGCCGCGGCGATTTCATGGGCTGGCGAGCGGATTTCCACCGGCCCGGTCGTTGTGGCCGCAAGCGCCTCACCCGAGGTGGTTTCGCGGCTGCAAGCGCGACATGGGCGGGAGGCGTCCGGTCACGCCATTGAATCCGCGACTGCGACCATCGCCAGTGAACTCGTGGCGCGAGGCGTCAGGCGCCTCGTCGTCGCAGGCGGCGAGACGTCCGGCGCGGCGGTCGACCGGCTTGCCATACCTGCTTTCCTGATCGGCCCGGAGATCGCGCCCGGCGTGCCGGTGCTCAGAACCATCGGCAATCCGCAGGGAGACATGCTGCTGGCACTGAAATCCGGCAACTTCGGCGGCGACGATTTCTTCACCGCAGCATTGGCGATGATGCGCTAA
- the otnI gene encoding 2-oxo-tetronate isomerase, with product MPVFAANLTMMFNEWSFLDRFDAATEAGFTAVEYLFPYEAPPEVIADRLARNNLQQALFNLPPGEWAAGERGIAALPGRFDGLKADVEQALDYAAATGVKRLHLMAGLADPSDPEAASCYRRSVAYTAERLADKGIDLLLEPINARNMPGYFLNDFGAAERLITELGLANVKLQFDIYHRQIMHGDVAMALRRLLPITGHIQIASVPSRHEPDDEELNYPYLFAEIDRLGYGGFVGCEYTPRGRTLDGLNWFKPFARS from the coding sequence ATGCCCGTTTTTGCCGCCAATCTGACAATGATGTTCAACGAATGGTCGTTCCTTGACCGCTTCGACGCCGCAACGGAGGCCGGTTTTACGGCCGTCGAATATCTTTTCCCTTATGAAGCGCCACCAGAGGTAATCGCCGACCGGCTTGCCCGCAACAACCTTCAGCAGGCATTGTTCAACCTGCCGCCAGGCGAATGGGCCGCGGGCGAACGCGGCATCGCGGCCCTTCCCGGACGCTTTGATGGGTTGAAAGCGGACGTCGAGCAGGCGCTGGATTATGCCGCAGCGACGGGCGTCAAGCGGCTGCATTTGATGGCTGGCCTTGCCGATCCTTCCGACCCGGAGGCTGCGTCCTGCTATCGCCGCTCTGTCGCCTATACCGCCGAGCGGTTGGCCGACAAGGGCATCGATCTTTTGCTCGAGCCCATCAACGCACGGAACATGCCAGGCTATTTCCTCAATGATTTCGGCGCCGCCGAGCGGCTGATCACAGAACTCGGCCTGGCAAACGTGAAGCTCCAGTTCGATATCTATCACCGTCAGATCATGCATGGCGACGTGGCGATGGCACTCCGCCGCCTGTTGCCGATAACCGGCCATATCCAGATCGCCAGCGTGCCGTCACGCCATGAGCCGGATGACGAAGAATTGAACTATCCCTATCTATTCGCAGAGATCGACCGGCTCGGTTACGGCGGTTTCGTCGGCTGCGAATACACGCCGCGGGGGCGCACGCTCGACGGTCTTAACTGGTTCAAACCTTTTGCGCGGAGTTAG
- the ltnD gene encoding L-threonate dehydrogenase yields the protein MSVQVENPRPSAVAAVIGLGSMGFGMAQSMKRAGLDVVGYDITKATVDRFVADGGRGAATLKETVQDADIVVSVVVTGAQTEAVLFGSDGIATAMKPGAVFVSSATMDPAIARSLAERLEPLGLHYLDAPISGGTARAAKGELTIMASGSRQAFAAARPALDAMAAKVYELGDAAGIGAAFKMINQLLAGVHIAAACEAISFAAKQGLDLQKVYEVITASAGNSWMFENRIPHVLAGDYTPLSAIEIFVKDLGIVQDMARSERYPVPLVAAALQMYLAASGAGMGRDDDSSLARLYAQLSGVELPGMNKEPQQA from the coding sequence ATGTCGGTACAAGTTGAAAATCCGAGGCCTTCGGCAGTGGCGGCCGTGATCGGCCTCGGCTCCATGGGGTTTGGCATGGCTCAGTCGATGAAGCGCGCCGGCCTCGACGTTGTCGGCTACGACATCACCAAGGCGACCGTGGACCGCTTCGTTGCGGACGGCGGCCGAGGCGCGGCGACCCTCAAAGAGACCGTGCAGGATGCCGATATCGTTGTTTCAGTCGTCGTGACCGGGGCGCAGACCGAGGCCGTCCTCTTCGGCTCCGACGGCATCGCGACGGCGATGAAGCCCGGCGCTGTCTTCGTGTCGTCGGCAACCATGGACCCGGCGATCGCGCGCAGCCTGGCTGAGCGGCTGGAACCGCTCGGCCTCCACTACCTCGACGCGCCGATCTCCGGCGGCACAGCCAGAGCGGCAAAGGGCGAGCTGACGATCATGGCTTCGGGCTCCAGGCAAGCCTTTGCCGCAGCCCGCCCGGCACTCGACGCCATGGCCGCCAAGGTCTACGAACTCGGCGACGCCGCAGGCATCGGCGCGGCCTTCAAGATGATCAATCAGCTTCTCGCCGGCGTGCATATCGCTGCTGCCTGCGAGGCCATAAGCTTCGCTGCCAAGCAGGGGCTCGATCTTCAGAAAGTCTATGAGGTGATCACGGCCTCGGCCGGCAATTCCTGGATGTTCGAAAATCGTATCCCGCATGTGCTCGCGGGAGATTATACGCCGCTCAGCGCCATCGAGATTTTCGTCAAAGACCTCGGCATCGTTCAGGACATGGCCCGTTCGGAGCGTTATCCTGTGCCGCTCGTGGCAGCCGCTTTGCAGATGTATCTGGCCGCTTCCGGTGCCGGCATGGGCCGCGACGACGATTCTTCCCTCGCGCGCCTCTATGCTCAGCTCTCCGGCGTAGAATTGCCCGGGATGAACAAAGAGCCGCAGCAGGCGTAG
- a CDS encoding MFS transporter → MTLQTQAPAEGAYLERAMEDRAYAKVFWRIVPFLMLCYVVAYLDRVNVGFAKLQMSSELGLSEAAYGIGAGIFFIGYFLFEVPSNVILNKVGARVWIARIMITWGLISAAFMFTSSETVFYILRFLLGIAEAGFFPGIILYLTSWYPAHRRAKIITTFMSAIPISAIFGNPLSGLLIDSFHGTHGLSGWQWMFLIEAIPAILLGIVTLFYLDDRIKDAKWLTDEEKNVLAVNISAENRAKTSSPHSIGATLADPRVWLMCLIYFCFVLGQYGLNFWMPTMVKASGVAGNLQIGLVSAVPYICTFIAMLALGRSSDRLRERRWHLVVPAVIAAGGFVAATMATSTTVAIACLSLAAAGAISCAPLFWSLPTAFLAGTGAAAGIAWINSVGNLAGFLGPFMVGYLKDFTGSNSAGMYFLAAVLLVGALAVLAVPGKTVNR, encoded by the coding sequence ATGACGCTGCAAACGCAGGCGCCAGCCGAGGGCGCATATCTCGAACGGGCGATGGAGGACCGCGCTTACGCCAAAGTTTTCTGGCGAATCGTTCCATTCCTGATGCTGTGCTACGTGGTCGCCTATCTGGACCGCGTCAATGTCGGCTTTGCCAAGCTGCAGATGTCAAGCGAACTCGGCCTCTCGGAAGCGGCCTATGGCATCGGCGCCGGCATATTCTTCATTGGATATTTTCTTTTCGAAGTGCCGAGCAACGTCATCCTGAACAAGGTCGGCGCTCGCGTGTGGATCGCACGCATCATGATAACATGGGGGCTCATCTCCGCCGCCTTCATGTTCACCTCGTCAGAAACGGTATTCTACATTCTGCGCTTCCTGCTCGGGATCGCCGAGGCCGGTTTTTTCCCGGGGATCATTCTCTATCTGACGTCCTGGTACCCGGCGCATCGGCGCGCCAAGATCATCACCACCTTCATGTCTGCAATCCCGATCTCAGCGATCTTTGGTAATCCGCTTTCCGGCCTGCTTATCGACAGCTTCCACGGAACCCATGGCCTGTCGGGCTGGCAATGGATGTTCCTGATTGAAGCAATTCCTGCCATTCTTCTCGGCATTGTCACGCTCTTCTATCTCGATGATAGGATCAAAGACGCAAAGTGGCTGACGGATGAGGAGAAGAACGTGCTGGCGGTGAACATCAGCGCTGAGAACAGGGCCAAGACCTCGAGCCCGCACAGCATTGGCGCAACGCTGGCCGATCCGCGCGTGTGGCTGATGTGCCTCATCTACTTCTGCTTCGTGCTCGGACAATATGGCTTGAATTTCTGGATGCCGACGATGGTGAAGGCATCGGGCGTGGCGGGAAACCTGCAGATCGGCCTGGTGTCCGCGGTCCCCTATATCTGCACCTTCATTGCCATGCTGGCGCTTGGTCGCTCGTCGGACCGGTTGCGCGAACGGCGTTGGCACCTCGTCGTCCCGGCGGTCATCGCCGCCGGCGGGTTCGTCGCTGCGACGATGGCGACGAGCACGACAGTCGCTATCGCCTGCCTCTCGCTGGCCGCGGCCGGCGCCATCAGTTGCGCACCGCTCTTCTGGTCCCTGCCGACAGCCTTCCTCGCCGGCACCGGCGCTGCCGCCGGCATTGCCTGGATCAACTCGGTCGGCAATCTCGCCGGCTTTCTCGGGCCGTTCATGGTCGGCTACCTGAAGGACTTCACCGGCAGCAACAGTGCGGGCATGTATTTCCTGGCCGCGGTCCTGCTCGTCGGCGCGCTCGCCGTGCTGGCGGTTCCCGGCAAGACGGTCAACCGCTAG